Proteins from one Naumovozyma castellii chromosome 3, complete genome genomic window:
- the NCAS0C04060 gene encoding putative hydroxyacid dehydrogenase (ancestral locus Anc_8.146), which yields MSAIKPSILFIAQPNIESPLLNSDQFLEDFNIIELTLTTKDAFLQQLKDHKNDNIVAIYGGYPQFTPIGGLTKEIIEHEDFPLNTLKAIVLCSRGYNMIDLDALKSHGIQLYNYQDEVDESQDLEGFKMGQVGNDVADCALWHVLEGFRKFSYQQASLRKYTDTLVTRAKLAGEDGYAYGHKFNGGQFIHSPRGNKCLVLGLGSIGKHVALKLQEGLGMQIHYSKRNEDLQVKEKYNWKFHRLDETLYSQLFQFKAIICALPGTPATHHLIDEKFLEHCNGPELTLVNLGRGNIVDIEAVTTALEEGQLRHFGADVFYGEPKVNEMVIEMEDTTSVTPHIGSSTLEVFEQSCELALTNIIRATTCVEEKKAENEEPQYFSRVI from the coding sequence ATGTCTGCGATAAAGCCATCCATTCTGTTTATAGCTCAACCAAACATTGAGTCTCCCCTATTAAATTCCGACCAATTTCTCGAAGATTTCAACATTATTGAACTGACTCTAACTACAAAGGATGCATTCCTACAACAATTAAAAGATCataaaaatgataacaTTGTTGCAATCTATGGGGGATACCCTCAATTTACCCCAATAGGTGGACTCACTAAGGAGATAATCGAACATGAGGATTTCCCCCTTAATACTTTGAAGGCCATAGTTTTATGCTCAAGAGGTTATAACATGATCGATTTAGATGCCTTGAAGTCTCATGGGATCCAATTATACAACTATCAGGATGAAGTGGATGAATCGCAGGATTTGGAGGGGTTTAAGATGGGTCAGGTGGGTAATGATGTGGCTGATTGTGCGTTATGGCATGTATTGGAAGGTTTCAGAAAATTTTCTTATCAACAAGCATCTTTAAGGAAATATACCGATACCCTGGTTACAAGAGCTAAGTTGGCTGGTGAGGATGGATACGCATATGGCCATAAGTTTAATGGTGgtcaatttattcattcaCCAAGGGGGAATAAATGTTTGGTTCTTGGGTTGGGTTCAATTGGGAAACACGTTGCCCTAAAATTACAAGAGGGGCTAGGTATGCAAATTCATTACTCAAAGAGAAATGAGGATTTACAagttaaagaaaaatataactgGAAATTCCACCGTTTGGATGAAACTTTATATAGCcaattattccaattcaaagCAATCATTTGTGCATTGCCTGGTACACCTGCCACtcatcatttaattgatGAGAAATTTTTAGAACATTGTAATGGACCGGAATTGACTTTAGTAAACCTAGGTAGGGGTAATATCGTGGACATCGAGGCCGTAACAACAGCTTTGGAGGAAGGCCAATTAAGACACTTTGGCGCTGATGTTTTTTATGGTGAACCAAAAGTTAATGAAATGGTCATTGAGATGGAAGATACCACATCCGTCACACCTCATATTGGTAGTAGTACTCTGGAAGTATTTGAACAAAGTTGTGAATTAGCATTAACTAATATAATAAGAGCAACAACTTGTgttgaagagaagaagGCCGAAAATGAAGAACCTCAATACTTTTCCCGTGTTATTTGA